One stretch of Pseudomonas sp. NC02 DNA includes these proteins:
- a CDS encoding TolC family protein — protein sequence MNKRLLLLTALVSLHSVAADVVIRPSAPSTTRSGYERSVSLNAQSTTLTLGDAVYLGLRNNPAIRSAYLQRVAQKFDLRVAEDTFNPKLTLNSYYRTTKGTEDSSRNANLAPNATLLGEYGTRLSMNWTQQLNNADRAGRYRSDGLDLSLIQPLMRGAGWDATTAPLRLSRLSEQANRLNLKANVAQTISNIIATYRELLRAQEQLSIVQDALKRSGTLLEVNKALISAGRMAEFEIVQTEADIATQQLGVEEAQNQLDTSRLALLRLLALDLSTPIRATEALEAKPMDIDKRQAFVLAQNQQPEYLATLLGSQQADLNLVIAKDSGRWQVDLVAGANQIRAATNDDNGYNSNRRWDSYAGVQVQIPIGDISTRQAEVHARVDVENQEIIIADARQQLERDVNDVVRDLGTRWRQYEISQRAVELSKRKIEIEREKLSAGRSTNFQVLSFETDLRNAENSRLNALIAYLNAQTQLDLTLGMTLESWEIALNDY from the coding sequence ATGAATAAACGGCTGCTGTTGTTGACCGCCTTGGTAAGCCTGCACAGCGTGGCCGCCGACGTGGTGATTCGCCCCTCCGCGCCCAGTACCACCCGCAGTGGCTATGAACGCAGCGTGTCGCTGAATGCCCAGTCCACCACCCTGACCCTGGGGGATGCGGTGTACCTGGGCCTGCGCAACAACCCGGCGATTCGCAGCGCGTACCTGCAACGGGTGGCGCAGAAATTCGACCTGCGGGTAGCTGAAGACACGTTCAACCCCAAGCTGACCCTGAACAGCTACTACCGCACGACTAAAGGCACTGAAGACAGCTCCCGCAACGCTAACCTCGCGCCTAATGCCACCTTGCTCGGTGAGTACGGCACGCGCCTGAGCATGAACTGGACCCAACAACTGAACAACGCCGATCGCGCCGGACGCTACCGCAGCGACGGCCTCGACCTGTCACTGATCCAACCGCTGATGCGCGGTGCCGGCTGGGACGCCACCACCGCCCCGCTGCGCCTGTCACGCCTGTCGGAACAGGCCAACCGCCTGAACCTCAAGGCCAACGTGGCGCAGACCATCAGCAACATCATCGCCACCTACCGCGAGTTGCTGCGGGCCCAGGAACAACTGAGCATCGTGCAGGACGCCCTCAAGCGCTCCGGCACCTTGCTTGAAGTGAACAAGGCGCTGATCAGCGCCGGGCGCATGGCCGAGTTCGAGATTGTGCAGACCGAAGCCGATATCGCCACCCAGCAACTGGGGGTGGAAGAAGCCCAGAACCAACTGGACACCAGCCGCCTGGCCCTGCTGCGCCTGCTGGCGCTCGACCTGTCGACACCGATACGCGCCACCGAGGCCCTTGAAGCCAAGCCCATGGACATCGACAAACGCCAGGCTTTCGTGCTGGCGCAGAACCAGCAGCCGGAATACCTCGCCACCCTGCTCGGCAGCCAGCAGGCCGACCTCAACCTGGTGATCGCCAAGGACTCCGGCCGCTGGCAAGTGGACCTGGTGGCCGGTGCCAACCAGATTCGGGCCGCCACCAATGACGATAACGGCTACAACAGCAATCGGCGCTGGGACAGCTACGCCGGCGTGCAGGTGCAGATTCCCATCGGCGACATCAGTACTCGCCAGGCCGAGGTGCACGCGCGGGTCGATGTGGAAAACCAGGAGATCATCATCGCCGACGCCCGCCAGCAACTGGAGCGCGACGTCAACGATGTGGTGCGCGACCTCGGTACCCGCTGGCGCCAGTATGAAATTTCCCAGCGGGCGGTGGAGTTGTCCAAGCGCAAGATCGAAATCGAACGGGAAAAACTCAGCGCCGGGCGCTCCACGAACTTCCAGGTATTGAGTTTCGAAACCGACCTGCGTAACGCCGAGAACTCACGGCTCAATGCGCTGATTGCCTATTTGAACGCCCAGACTCAGCTCGACCTGACCCTGGGCATGACGCTGGAAAGTTGGGAAATCGCCCTCAATGACTACTAA
- a CDS encoding FUSC family protein, giving the protein MNLPLFARRLLRPLLDPYRRYRHAKLIHAVRVSIGLLATILLTTGINLPHGEWASVTMLIVIGGLQHHGNIGKKAVERAYGTLIGASVGLLLVLQQAYLGQPLLTYLLMSVVCGFFSYHAIGKGGYIALLSAITVFIVAGHGDNPISDGLWRTVDILIGIVLALAFSFALPLYAVYSWRYNLASALRDCAAIYSRIISGQSVTDDEHLKLLNRLNAAMLQLRSLMPSVSKEVRISMTELDTLQRHLRMCISTLEILGNTRPDPRDKEALARMQVALKAEHRQIRVQLIGMARALQSGATDRLERPSTTPTHEQTFEVPVVNALDGYRLLTLQLAANIDAMRQRLAKSASHWKI; this is encoded by the coding sequence ATGAATCTCCCTCTCTTCGCCCGCCGCTTGCTGCGTCCCTTGCTGGACCCGTACCGGCGCTACCGTCACGCCAAGTTGATCCACGCGGTGCGGGTTTCCATTGGGTTGCTCGCAACGATCCTGCTCACCACCGGCATCAACCTGCCCCATGGTGAGTGGGCCTCGGTGACGATGCTGATCGTGATCGGCGGTTTGCAGCACCACGGCAATATCGGCAAGAAAGCCGTCGAGCGCGCCTACGGCACGTTGATCGGCGCCAGCGTCGGTTTGCTGCTGGTGCTGCAACAGGCGTATCTGGGGCAGCCACTTTTGACCTATTTGCTGATGTCGGTGGTGTGCGGGTTCTTTTCCTATCACGCCATCGGCAAGGGCGGATACATCGCGTTGCTGTCGGCCATCACCGTATTTATCGTTGCGGGCCATGGCGATAATCCGATATCGGACGGGCTGTGGCGCACGGTCGACATCCTGATCGGGATCGTCCTGGCCCTGGCGTTTTCCTTCGCCCTGCCGCTGTATGCGGTGTATTCCTGGCGCTACAACCTGGCCAGTGCCTTGCGCGATTGCGCGGCGATTTATAGCCGGATCATCAGCGGCCAATCGGTCACCGATGATGAACACCTCAAGCTGCTGAATCGCCTGAACGCCGCGATGCTGCAACTACGCTCGCTGATGCCATCGGTCTCCAAGGAAGTGCGGATTTCCATGACCGAGCTGGACACCCTGCAGCGGCATTTGCGGATGTGCATCAGCACCCTGGAGATCCTCGGCAACACCCGCCCCGACCCACGGGACAAGGAAGCCCTGGCGCGCATGCAGGTGGCGTTGAAAGCCGAGCACCGGCAGATTCGGGTGCAGTTGATCGGGATGGCGCGGGCGTTGCAATCCGGGGCCACCGACCGGCTGGAACGTCCGAGCACCACGCCGACCCACGAACAGACCTTTGAAGTGCCGGTGGTCAACGCGTTGGACGGTTACCGGTTATTGACCCTACAACTGGCAGCCAATATTGACGCCATGCGCCAGCGCCTGGCCAAGAGCGCCAGCCACTGGAAAATCTGA
- a CDS encoding TetR/AcrR family transcriptional regulator, with protein MVAKKLSAPNVTKTRLLDATEALFIKYGYDAVLLRQITERAQVNLAAVNYHFGDKDSLMKTLLMQRLEPLNEQRLELLARCEAESDGPLDCDTLLGVLFAPAMGLERSDPASGEGRSFIRFLGRVYSDTSPFIQEYLKVHYQPVFQRFFEAFALALPDLPRNELGVRLQFALKAISGVMAGTELRLLMNSMSLGRPATDAEVMAKLITLVSAAIRVPQQSPEAETALARVLDTQRAIREQAASPVNKVARCPIKTGSQ; from the coding sequence ATGGTCGCGAAGAAACTCAGCGCTCCAAACGTTACCAAGACCCGATTGCTGGATGCGACAGAGGCTCTTTTCATCAAATACGGCTATGACGCTGTTTTGTTGCGGCAGATAACCGAGAGGGCCCAGGTCAATCTCGCTGCGGTGAATTACCACTTCGGGGACAAGGACTCCCTGATGAAAACCCTGCTGATGCAGCGCCTGGAGCCGCTCAACGAGCAGCGCCTGGAGTTGCTCGCCCGGTGCGAAGCCGAATCCGACGGCCCGCTGGATTGCGACACCTTGCTCGGGGTGCTGTTCGCCCCGGCCATGGGCCTGGAACGCAGCGACCCGGCCAGCGGGGAAGGGCGTTCATTCATCCGGTTCCTGGGGCGGGTGTACAGCGACACGTCGCCGTTTATCCAGGAATACCTCAAGGTGCATTACCAGCCGGTGTTCCAGCGCTTCTTCGAAGCCTTCGCCCTGGCGCTTCCGGACTTGCCGCGCAACGAGCTGGGGGTGCGCCTGCAATTTGCCCTCAAGGCGATCTCCGGGGTGATGGCCGGTACCGAGCTGCGTTTGCTGATGAACTCCATGAGCCTGGGACGCCCGGCCACGGATGCCGAGGTCATGGCCAAGCTGATTACCCTGGTGTCGGCGGCGATTCGTGTGCCGCAGCAAAGTCCTGAAGCCGAAACGGCCCTGGCGCGGGTGCTCGATACCCAGCGCGCGATACGTGAGCAAGCGGCGTCGCCTGTCAACAAGGTGGCTCGTTGCCCCATCAAGACCGGCTCGCAATGA
- a CDS encoding AMP-binding protein: MSVHELELALDVEWPAERVTVLPEALAQLRHWAQVTPLHSALRHKRDGQWYAWRWIDALRDVERLADGLRQQGFTEQSRLALSGAFEPGLLLLALAAQVIGGQILTLADDLEPAALQQQVWRIRPTHAYAPGFQTLAMVRRIDPVDTSQRLCRWWQPSGKTELWSGESTHWQGGLATVLEQWLISGQSLGFPQSG; the protein is encoded by the coding sequence ATGAGCGTGCATGAACTTGAACTTGCGTTGGATGTGGAATGGCCCGCCGAACGGGTCACGGTGTTGCCCGAGGCGTTGGCGCAGTTGCGCCATTGGGCACAGGTGACCCCTTTGCACAGCGCCCTGCGCCACAAACGTGACGGCCAGTGGTATGCCTGGCGCTGGATTGATGCGTTGCGGGATGTCGAGCGCCTGGCTGATGGCTTGCGTCAGCAGGGCTTTACCGAGCAGTCGCGGCTGGCCCTCAGCGGTGCCTTCGAACCCGGCCTATTGCTGCTGGCCCTGGCCGCCCAGGTGATCGGTGGCCAGATCCTGACCCTGGCGGATGACCTCGAGCCCGCTGCCCTGCAGCAACAAGTGTGGCGCATCCGGCCTACCCACGCGTATGCCCCTGGGTTCCAGACGTTGGCGATGGTGCGACGGATCGACCCTGTGGACACCTCACAACGGCTCTGTCGCTGGTGGCAGCCTTCGGGCAAGACCGAATTGTGGAGCGGGGAAAGCACCCATTGGCAAGGCGGCCTGGCGACGGTGCTGGAGCAATGGCTGATTAGCGGCCAGAGCCTGGGCTTCCCGCAGTCGGGCTGA
- a CDS encoding efflux RND transporter periplasmic adaptor subunit has translation MTTNKKRLLGAVLIVLVAGVGITLLSRQSPAANQPGNAEQWLAVKVDPLVHQIGLVGKIEPDTTITLTAPFDGNVQANLVEQGQRVEAGQVLLRMDPATLEVQLRDALSAQLKARRTVQEMQDWDSGQQVGRARRTLRTAEMTASNTQRKLTESENLFKRGIIPRNELDDLKQQATQQQLDLTAARAELQQAVEQGQGEYRQIADMELTNATVKYEALRTLLDGKEVKAPFSGIVVPAPGSNSSTQGGGSNSAPVQAGSKVSQGQVLFGLANIEKLKIVAKVSELDINQLHQGQAVEVMGDGFDGERLTGSVSVVSGLAIASDSQGSAQFPVTLSIPKLTPQQLQRVRLGMSARLTIVTYNNDQAIVVPAQAISRGDGVMTVEYRAAMDKPVERVTVTTGQSTAQGVEVFGLKPGFVKVGP, from the coding sequence ATGACTACTAATAAGAAGCGCCTGTTGGGCGCCGTGTTGATTGTGCTGGTGGCCGGCGTCGGCATCACGCTGCTCAGCCGTCAAAGCCCGGCCGCCAACCAGCCCGGCAACGCCGAGCAGTGGCTGGCGGTGAAGGTCGACCCGCTGGTGCATCAGATCGGCCTGGTGGGCAAGATCGAGCCTGACACCACCATCACCCTCACCGCGCCGTTCGACGGTAATGTGCAGGCCAACCTGGTGGAACAGGGCCAGCGGGTCGAGGCCGGCCAGGTGCTGCTGCGCATGGACCCGGCCACCCTCGAAGTGCAACTGCGCGACGCCCTCTCCGCCCAGCTCAAGGCCCGGCGCACGGTGCAGGAAATGCAGGACTGGGACAGTGGCCAGCAAGTCGGGCGCGCCCGCCGCACCCTGCGCACTGCCGAAATGACCGCCAGCAACACCCAGCGCAAACTGACCGAAAGCGAGAACCTGTTCAAGCGCGGCATCATCCCGCGCAACGAACTCGACGACCTGAAACAGCAGGCCACCCAGCAACAACTCGACCTGACGGCCGCCCGCGCTGAGCTGCAACAGGCAGTTGAACAAGGCCAGGGCGAATACCGGCAGATCGCCGATATGGAGCTGACCAACGCCACGGTGAAATATGAAGCCCTGCGCACCCTGCTCGATGGCAAGGAGGTCAAGGCACCGTTCTCCGGCATTGTGGTGCCGGCGCCGGGCAGTAACTCATCGACCCAGGGCGGCGGGAGCAATAGCGCGCCGGTGCAGGCCGGGAGCAAGGTCAGCCAGGGCCAGGTGCTGTTTGGACTGGCGAATATCGAGAAACTGAAAATCGTCGCCAAGGTGTCGGAGCTGGACATCAACCAGTTGCACCAAGGGCAAGCGGTGGAGGTGATGGGCGACGGGTTTGATGGGGAACGGCTGACGGGGTCGGTCAGCGTGGTCAGTGGCCTGGCAATTGCCAGCGACAGCCAGGGCAGCGCGCAGTTTCCGGTGACCCTGTCGATTCCCAAGCTGACCCCACAACAGTTGCAACGGGTAAGGTTGGGGATGAGTGCGCGGTTGACCATTGTGACCTACAACAATGACCAGGCGATTGTCGTACCGGCCCAGGCGATCAGTCGCGGGGATGGGGTGATGACGGTGGAATATCGGGCAGCGATGGATAAACCGGTGGAGCGGGTGACGGTGACCACCGGGCAGTCGACGGCCCAGGGGGTTGAAGTGTTTGGGTTGAAGCCTGGGTTTGTGAAGGTCGGTCCATGA
- a CDS encoding FAD/NAD(P)-binding protein produces the protein MSETERGQATSAIRNADVLIVGGGLSGTMLAVQLLRLPGTRQILVIEPRQELGRGEAYSAVELGHTLNGNAARMSVDPDNADDLTQWLTAYIAGGGWPESDQQHVPISELFPPRGIFGLYAQQRLAEAKAISASTVEHIRAEVTDLEVDEHATRLTLSDGQQLRGACAVLATGMFPAARTPQTESSGLNAAAVDPWDVPAMTQLDPQSTVLIIGSGLTMVDAVVSLEQAGHRGPIEIFSRHGLLPHVRRQPPAWVDFLGEDHSLRSPRQLLREVRRQCRLALEQGIDWQAPLDTVRANIGRLWSQASEGEKRQFVRHVRPWWESHHHRSPPLSAELVTRLHGEGRLRIRAASYKGLVPSQGEVTIRLRHRGEQDVVQVSGAALINSSGIEYDWRRVARPLPRQLLKRGLIQPGPLALGIAADVSGAVLDAHGNVSRRLFAMGPPLRGMWWESTAVTDVAIQAKALAARLAHL, from the coding sequence ATGAGTGAAACCGAACGCGGACAGGCGACGAGCGCCATTCGCAACGCCGATGTGCTGATTGTCGGCGGCGGCCTGAGCGGGACGATGCTGGCGGTGCAGTTGCTGCGCCTGCCGGGCACGCGGCAGATCCTGGTGATCGAGCCGCGCCAGGAACTGGGGCGCGGCGAGGCCTACAGTGCGGTAGAGCTTGGGCACACCTTGAACGGCAACGCCGCGCGCATGAGCGTCGACCCGGACAACGCCGATGACCTGACCCAGTGGCTGACCGCCTACATCGCCGGCGGCGGCTGGCCCGAGTCGGACCAGCAGCACGTGCCCATCAGCGAACTGTTTCCGCCCCGCGGGATTTTTGGCCTGTACGCGCAGCAGCGGCTGGCCGAGGCCAAGGCGATTTCCGCGTCGACCGTCGAGCACATTCGCGCCGAGGTGACAGACCTTGAGGTGGATGAACACGCCACACGGCTGACCTTGAGCGACGGCCAGCAACTGCGCGGTGCCTGTGCGGTATTGGCCACCGGCATGTTCCCGGCGGCACGCACGCCACAGACCGAATCCAGCGGCTTGAATGCCGCTGCCGTCGACCCGTGGGATGTACCGGCCATGACCCAACTGGACCCCCAATCCACCGTGCTGATCATCGGTTCCGGGCTGACCATGGTGGACGCCGTGGTGTCCCTGGAACAGGCCGGCCATCGCGGGCCCATCGAGATTTTTTCGCGCCACGGCCTGTTGCCCCATGTCCGTCGGCAGCCGCCGGCCTGGGTCGACTTCCTGGGAGAAGACCACAGCCTGCGCAGCCCCCGGCAATTGCTGCGGGAGGTGCGGCGCCAATGCCGGCTCGCGCTGGAGCAGGGGATTGACTGGCAAGCGCCGCTGGACACCGTGCGTGCCAACATCGGGCGGTTGTGGAGCCAGGCCAGCGAGGGCGAGAAACGTCAGTTCGTGCGGCATGTGCGGCCCTGGTGGGAAAGCCACCACCACCGTTCGCCGCCGTTGAGTGCCGAGTTGGTGACGCGGTTGCATGGGGAAGGGCGGCTGCGGATCCGGGCGGCTTCGTACAAGGGGCTGGTACCTTCGCAAGGTGAGGTGACGATCCGCCTGCGTCATCGTGGAGAGCAGGATGTGGTGCAGGTGTCAGGGGCAGCGCTGATCAACTCCAGCGGGATTGAATATGACTGGCGGCGCGTGGCCCGGCCGTTGCCCAGGCAGTTGCTCAAGCGCGGGCTGATTCAGCCCGGGCCGTTGGCGTTGGGGATTGCGGCGGATGTGTCGGGGGCGGTGCTGGATGCCCACGGGAATGTCAGCCGGCGGCTGTTTGCCATGGGCCCGCCGTTGCGCGGGATGTGGTGGGAAAGTACCGCAGTGACGGATGTCGCGATTCAGGCCAAGGCGCTGGCCGCGAGGTTGGCACACCTCTGA
- a CDS encoding ABC transporter permease produces MSLRVEQSLSQLLHEAFVSLRTLGKRSILALLGIVIGSSSVVALINIGHNAAEDAAMIFKDMGTDTLVAQFPPRGASTAQMPASLDLEAVRRSVPGIAHIGAVSLFSGPVVFHGRTWNASLVGSTPDLKDAMRLSVRDGRFLSSFDAGETYAVVGDQVVQALSVPGDPLQLGDRVRINDYLFLIVGILHSQPRAMLIPVQANESLFVPAPGMRRIYASPQIGNVIIRATPGQDMERLAQDSAVALRAQLTDHDVDIQVPQQMIDGMTRQSRTFAYLLLALGAISLVGGGVGVMNVMLMNVSERRREIGIRMALGARQRDIRNLFLLEAVTLTAVGAVCGAVLGMTAAYLYARLSGWQFSLAVAALPLGVGSTLLVGLFFGIYPAVSASRLQPVEALRDE; encoded by the coding sequence ATGAGCCTGCGGGTCGAACAAAGCCTGAGCCAGTTGCTGCACGAGGCGTTTGTCAGCCTGCGCACCCTGGGCAAGCGCTCGATCCTGGCCTTGCTGGGCATCGTCATCGGCAGTTCCTCGGTGGTGGCGCTGATCAATATCGGGCACAACGCCGCCGAAGACGCGGCGATGATTTTCAAGGACATGGGCACCGACACCCTGGTGGCGCAATTCCCGCCCAGGGGTGCCAGCACTGCGCAAATGCCCGCCAGCCTGGACCTGGAAGCCGTGCGCCGCAGCGTTCCAGGCATTGCCCATATCGGTGCGGTCTCGCTGTTCAGCGGGCCAGTGGTGTTCCATGGCCGTACCTGGAACGCAAGCCTCGTCGGCAGTACGCCGGACCTCAAGGATGCCATGCGCCTGTCGGTGCGCGACGGGCGCTTCCTGTCGAGTTTCGATGCTGGGGAAACCTATGCGGTCGTCGGTGACCAGGTCGTCCAGGCCTTGAGCGTGCCCGGCGACCCGCTGCAACTGGGCGACCGGGTACGTATCAACGATTACCTGTTCCTGATCGTGGGCATTCTGCACAGCCAGCCCCGGGCAATGCTGATTCCCGTACAGGCCAACGAATCGCTGTTCGTCCCCGCCCCGGGCATGCGCCGGATCTACGCCAGCCCGCAAATCGGCAACGTGATCATCCGTGCCACCCCCGGCCAGGATATGGAACGCCTCGCCCAGGACTCAGCCGTGGCACTGCGAGCCCAGCTCACCGACCACGATGTCGACATTCAGGTGCCCCAGCAAATGATCGATGGCATGACCCGCCAAAGTCGGACCTTCGCCTACCTGCTGTTGGCCCTGGGCGCGATCTCCCTGGTGGGCGGCGGCGTCGGCGTGATGAACGTGATGCTGATGAACGTCTCGGAGCGGCGCCGGGAAATCGGGATTCGCATGGCCCTCGGGGCGCGCCAGCGCGACATTCGCAACCTGTTCCTGCTGGAAGCCGTGACCCTGACCGCCGTGGGTGCGGTATGCGGCGCGGTACTGGGCATGACCGCCGCGTACCTGTATGCCAGGCTGTCCGGCTGGCAGTTTTCCCTGGCAGTGGCCGCGCTGCCGCTCGGGGTCGGCAGCACGTTGCTGGTGGGGCTGTTTTTCGGGATCTATCCGGCGGTGTCGGCCTCGCGGCTGCAGCCGGTGGAGGCCCTGCGCGATGAATAA
- a CDS encoding ABC transporter ATP-binding protein codes for MMTDTPAHPGFISLQGIGKSYQLAGQHLSILNDVCLAIETGDSCGILGASGSGKSTLLNILGLLDLPDCGQYRFAGHDIFSASPDQLAAIRNQQIGFVFQSFNLLPRLSALDNVALPLSYRGVSRHDSVEQALRMLDQVGLAERAHHRPADLSGGQRQRVAIARALVGNPSVILADEPTGNLDSTTAQEIMDLLLALNREQQVTLIIVTHDPHIAERLNRKILVRNGVVQEAGRL; via the coding sequence ATGATGACAGATACCCCCGCGCACCCAGGCTTTATCTCCTTGCAAGGCATCGGCAAAAGCTATCAGCTGGCCGGTCAACACCTGTCGATTCTCAATGATGTATGCCTGGCCATCGAAACCGGTGACAGCTGCGGCATCCTCGGCGCCTCCGGCTCCGGCAAAAGTACCCTGCTCAATATTCTCGGCCTGCTGGATTTGCCCGACTGCGGCCAGTACCGCTTTGCCGGCCATGACATCTTCAGCGCCAGCCCCGATCAATTGGCGGCGATCCGCAATCAGCAGATCGGTTTCGTCTTCCAGAGTTTCAACCTGCTGCCACGCCTCAGTGCCCTGGACAACGTCGCCCTGCCCCTGAGCTACCGCGGCGTGTCACGCCACGACTCGGTGGAACAGGCCCTGCGCATGCTCGACCAGGTGGGCCTGGCCGAGCGCGCCCACCATCGCCCGGCCGACCTTTCCGGCGGCCAGCGCCAACGGGTCGCCATCGCCCGGGCATTGGTCGGCAACCCGTCGGTGATCCTCGCCGACGAACCCACCGGCAACCTCGACAGCACCACCGCCCAGGAGATCATGGACCTGTTGCTGGCGCTCAACCGCGAGCAGCAGGTGACGCTGATCATCGTCACCCACGACCCGCACATTGCCGAACGCCTGAATCGCAAGATCCTGGTGCGCAATGGTGTGGTGCAAGAGGCCGGGCGCCTATGA
- a CDS encoding NADP-dependent glyceraldehyde-3-phosphate dehydrogenase: protein MTTDNLLAQLFPTAAEIPEQFRLAAPIEQRDYLVGGQLHVWNGPLAEVRSPVQLRGTDGDTPVIIGSTPLLDADTALTALDAAVAAYDRGQGAWPTMRVVDRIQHVEAFLRRMREQRDAVVKLLMWEIGKNLKDSQKEFDRTCDYITDTINALKELDRRSSRFELEQDTLGQIRRVPLGVALCMGPYNYPLNETFTTLIPALIMGNTVVFKPAKLGVLLIRPLLEAFRDSFPAGVINVIYGSGRETVSALMASGKIDIFAFIGTNKAASDLKKLHPKPHRLRAALGLDAKNPGIVLPQVDLDNAVNEAVTGSLSFNGQRCTALKILFVHEDVVDSFIEKFNRKLATLKPGMPWEDGVSLTPLPEQGKVDYLGGLVTDALAHGAKVVNENGGASRGSFFYPAVLYPVNPQMRVYHEEQFGPVVPIVPYRDLETVIDYVLESDFGQQLSIFGTSPREVGRLVDAFANQVGRININAQCQRGPDSFPFNGRKNSAEGTLSVHDALRVFSIRTLVATKFQASNKELVSDILQERTSSFLTTDYIF, encoded by the coding sequence ATGACCACCGACAACCTGCTCGCCCAGCTGTTTCCCACTGCCGCCGAGATTCCCGAGCAATTCCGGCTCGCGGCGCCCATCGAACAACGTGATTACCTGGTCGGCGGCCAGTTACATGTGTGGAACGGCCCTTTGGCCGAAGTACGCAGCCCGGTGCAGTTGCGCGGCACCGACGGTGACACGCCGGTGATCATCGGCAGCACCCCGCTGCTGGACGCCGACACCGCCTTGACCGCCCTCGACGCTGCCGTGGCCGCCTACGACCGTGGCCAGGGCGCGTGGCCGACCATGCGCGTGGTGGATCGCATCCAGCACGTCGAAGCGTTTTTGCGGCGTATGCGCGAACAGCGTGACGCAGTGGTCAAGCTGCTGATGTGGGAGATTGGCAAGAACCTCAAGGACTCGCAGAAAGAGTTCGACCGCACTTGCGACTACATCACCGACACCATCAACGCCCTCAAGGAACTCGACCGCCGCTCCAGCCGCTTCGAGCTGGAACAGGACACCCTGGGGCAGATCCGCCGGGTGCCGCTGGGCGTGGCGCTGTGCATGGGCCCCTACAACTACCCGCTGAACGAGACCTTCACCACGCTGATCCCGGCGCTGATCATGGGCAACACCGTGGTGTTCAAGCCGGCCAAGCTCGGCGTGCTGCTGATTCGCCCGTTGCTGGAGGCGTTCCGCGACAGCTTCCCGGCCGGCGTGATCAACGTGATCTACGGCAGCGGCCGCGAAACCGTCAGCGCGCTGATGGCCAGCGGCAAGATCGATATCTTTGCGTTTATCGGCACCAACAAGGCCGCCAGCGATTTGAAGAAACTGCACCCGAAACCGCACCGGCTACGCGCGGCGTTGGGCCTGGATGCAAAGAATCCCGGGATCGTGCTGCCGCAGGTCGACCTGGACAATGCGGTCAACGAAGCTGTCACCGGTTCGCTCTCGTTCAACGGCCAGCGTTGCACCGCGTTGAAGATCCTGTTTGTGCATGAGGACGTGGTCGACAGCTTTATCGAGAAATTCAACCGCAAGCTGGCGACCCTCAAGCCTGGCATGCCGTGGGAAGACGGTGTGTCGCTGACGCCACTGCCCGAGCAGGGCAAGGTGGATTACCTCGGCGGCCTGGTGACCGACGCACTGGCCCATGGCGCCAAGGTGGTGAACGAGAATGGCGGCGCCAGCCGTGGCTCGTTTTTCTACCCGGCGGTGCTGTACCCGGTGAACCCGCAGATGCGCGTGTACCACGAGGAGCAGTTCGGCCCGGTGGTGCCGATCGTGCCTTACCGCGACCTGGAGACGGTGATCGACTACGTGCTGGAGTCGGACTTCGGCCAGCAACTGAGTATCTTCGGCACCAGCCCGAGGGAAGTCGGGCGCCTGGTGGACGCGTTCGCCAACCAGGTGGGCCGGATCAACATCAATGCCCAGTGCCAGCGCGGGCCGGACAGTTTCCCGTTCAACGGGCGCAAGAACTCGGCCGAGGGCACGCTGTCGGTACATGATGCGTTGCGGGTGTTTTCGATCCGTACCCTGGTGGCGACCAAGTTCCAGGCGAGCAACAAGGAACTGGTCAGTGACATCCTGCAGGAACGCACGTCGAGCTTTCTGACCACTGACTATATTTTCTGA
- a CDS encoding LysR family transcriptional regulator substrate-binding protein yields the protein MQLQGSIRLGATEQVPMAELSNLLGQFSRQHRQLDVRIVVEQSHVLRQALVDRELDLALHQDFIPRIEARDQLLWTEQVHWCARPGWQPAPDECVRLITFGPGCFYRQLAQERLSALGIRWQVVVECGSVEGVVSAIAAGLGIGLLSSDHLDKRVEVYRPFDQRMPLPEVANVLRFAEDSPAPRLQALQQLLIQALHRG from the coding sequence GTGCAGTTACAAGGTTCCATCCGCCTGGGCGCCACCGAACAGGTGCCGATGGCCGAGTTGTCGAACTTGCTCGGCCAGTTTTCCCGGCAACACCGCCAACTGGATGTGCGAATTGTGGTGGAGCAGAGCCACGTGCTTCGCCAGGCCCTGGTGGACCGCGAGCTGGACCTGGCGCTGCATCAGGATTTTATCCCGCGTATCGAAGCGCGGGACCAATTGCTGTGGACCGAACAGGTGCACTGGTGCGCCCGGCCCGGCTGGCAGCCTGCGCCTGACGAATGCGTGCGGCTCATCACCTTCGGCCCCGGCTGTTTTTACCGGCAACTGGCCCAGGAACGCCTGAGCGCCTTGGGCATTCGCTGGCAGGTGGTGGTGGAATGTGGGTCGGTGGAGGGTGTGGTATCGGCCATCGCCGCCGGGTTGGGCATCGGCCTGCTCAGCAGTGACCATCTCGACAAGCGCGTGGAAGTGTATCGCCCCTTCGACCAGCGGATGCCGCTGCCCGAAGTGGCGAACGTGTTGCGCTTTGCCGAGGACAGCCCCGCGCCTCGGTTACAGGCGTTGCAGCAGCTGTTGATACAGGCGCTGCACCGGGGCTGA